In one Modestobacter sp. L9-4 genomic region, the following are encoded:
- a CDS encoding CsbD family protein: MSAVDKIKNKAQELSGQGKEAVGDATDNRDLQAEGQKDQAAGNVKQAGEKVKDVFK; this comes from the coding sequence ATGAGTGCCGTGGACAAGATCAAGAACAAGGCCCAGGAGCTGTCCGGCCAGGGCAAGGAGGCCGTCGGCGACGCGACCGACAACCGCGACCTGCAGGCCGAGGGCCAGAAGGACCAGGCCGCGGGCAACGTGAAGCAGGCCGGCGAGAAGGTCAAGGACGTCTTCAAGTGA